Genomic segment of Arachis hypogaea cultivar Tifrunner chromosome 16, arahy.Tifrunner.gnm2.J5K5, whole genome shotgun sequence:
tactcagtctctgagtctgtttccgagacatattcaaaaatatagtctaagttatcatcagattcttctagtGGTTCCATGAagcaagacttagcaatttctatttgtttagtaagatcttttttatccttctttttcggacattcatttgcgtagtgtctttcttcttggcaataccaacatttacaattttcttttttatttgggcaatagttatttctttgtcttttgtttttattgttattttcttttctaaaatatctcttttttctccagtttggatagtattttctttttctaaattgatattttctttttctttgaagatttttattaagaccatatttttgaggtatctcctcattatcctgacagcaaattctgattatatttgcaaatcttttttgagttgcttcttgtatacaacgttcttttatttcctctcttattgcagaggttgctccaccaaaattattttcaattgttcctctatttatttctcttataaatcttcccattataaattcattagcaggatatggaagttttgttatgtacatactaagataatgatttttatcttcttcttttaatttgtaataatgtattctatattcacatatataagactctacattacataaatcatatatctgaatattggctaaatggttttttgcttcttgatattctttattatagacttcttgtctatgatctataatatttttttcaaaaaattctttatatagaatcgttattatatataatattttatcataagctgttgtttttgtttctaattcttctattatttggttttccattgatgtcatataatctcttatagttcctttagtatgaaaccctatgtaattccaaatgtccattccagacaattcactaagttttggattagtaaaggcttctaataagaaggaattcaaccaattttcgaaaatttctttttcgttctttttgcagtctaaatcgagcattctttctccttccatttcctggattttagaaacgtattttgatggtatttttgtatattttgaatctttatttataaacccttttttaaaagcataattatcaaaacctgtttcccatttaaattgagattgattatccttagatgttccagcttcattttttacttgtactGGAatagctggttcttcgtcacttgaataatctagaatgtgttcttcattttctatattttcagaatttactaattcttcttctatttggaaaccatgttccataatattattttcttgagccatttttaattgtttaaaaagcattgtaacttcttctaatttttcttcaatattcataattttagtggtggttttacttttaaatctgttatgttaattatgttttgaaatttttcttccttggggttctctttttccttatttctttgaaattttatggatgttaatatttcttcaaacatatctactatagaatttaattgtgggttaaaagtatggtatagatgtggggaatcatttccatggtaacattttttagaaattccgtgtgaaagataagttttttcaggtttttgaagtccttcaataaaacttatagtaaaataaagattttgagaaaaatcattttgtattgattttaagaattcggtgtcattacagttaacattagttaaaatcattaattttttatctattaattttgataacttaattatttcttttcttaaatcttctaatttatttttttccattaGGTAACGCTTTTTTTTGTGAAGAGTtacacttttaaatttaaaagtataactCTAGCCACCACTAGTTACTAGCCAGCAGAGACCTAGCTATATAACAATTCTTTTAAacttatatttgattttttttttttttgaaaaatctataAATCTATTGTAGAATTCTTTGAAGGGTACTCTTATCAAATGCTCATAGATATTTGTTAAAGTATATGTGGCTGAAAATGTCAAATTTACTGCTAATTAAAATTCatttaatctttaaaaatatttttaaatcttatttaaaacataattaaattgaaaatattaagAGATTAGTACGTGTTTAGTGAAAAAAGAGTTAGTTACCATTGACTTAAATacaagagataaatataaaagaatattgaacacctaataatttttattgtaattattaattatacataaataataataattataccatgtgtatattaaaattaattattaaaattaatcattaatataaaatatatattaaaatataaatatatattaaaataaattaaatcacatatatatttatacacaaatttattaataattaattaattttaatgtaccaataatatttttaaaatcattaATATGCTAAAAAAGTACAAGTATTTCTCGTTAGTGAAGATGCTAAGTGGATGCTATACGAACCCGGCCGTTGGGGATTATATTATATAGCAATTAGCAAGTCTATGAGTCAATAATAGTAGAGACACAAACTAATTTAAATTGGTCCAATAACTAATTTCGCTCTCGTATGTTTAAATAAGTATTgagagtttaaattttttttttaaaataatatcgtaaacaacaaaaataattctaaagATATAAtagctaaaattattttatataatataatatttataattttattcatataatatctataattatatatttattatttctaaaattatataattattttaaccatagttaataaatattaaataagtttattttaaaaaatttaaatcaattttttataaacAATTATTGCTATGAATTTGTTTAAGCTAAGCAAGTCAAGTAAACAAGCGTGAGCGACGACTTCACATCCGACAGTGTTAAGTCTGAACGTGTTTTATACTTATTTATTGGAAAATTATGACATGTCCGGAAAACTCTTCTATGTACGTACAATTATTTCCCCAAACATTAATATTTTTGTCTTTGCAGCAAGTGAAGGATGATTTTTACCCTTTTTCTGAAGTGTTTTCTTACAAATGACCAACTTAGAAAGAAGGCTAAGGATTTGGTGAcctcaaataaatataaaatttatcccattcttctatttttaaaattaaaattcttctatttattttttgtttttaaattttaaacccaTCGCAAAataattatgctgttaaaaaaacAACTCTACATTTTCTCTTCCTTTCATACATCATTTCTTATTGCTAATATTGGATTGAGAGCCTGCCTTGGTTGACTCGGCTTGCATTGTCATTAGATCCCAACAAATCATTTTGCCCAAATCATACATTAAAAGACAATAGATTTATGACTTTTTAGTACTAACTTAATACTGTTCTAGATCCTATGAGACGTGATCATTTTTTCTTGATACGGGTacatttcataaaataaaaaataaatagaagaatttTAATTCATGCATTGTTACAGAATATCAATACAACTCATGCATTATTACTACAACTCTATTCACGTTTAGCTCTAATTGTTGCAATAATCTATTCTTCTCCTTACCAAAAAAGAATAGAGTCAATTAACCGCACAAAACTATTTTGATCTAGTTTTCTATCACcacatatttttctatgcaatactACCTGGTCTTTTCTAGCAAGATGCTTCATCTTTCACCATCTCAAGCAAATAAAACACTTCGTACATTCGTTGTCGAATGTGGTGATAGCTAGTCATGGTCTTCCCCGAACTCATCATTACAACTCGGAGTTATTGAATTGACTTGACTTGGGTAGTTTTTAAACTTAGTTGCGGTCAACGATATACATGCGTAACGGCTCTTGTTCTCTGTGGGGGGaacaaaaaaattcataagaGCGAGGGCATCAAatgaatacaaaattaaaaataattaaccctAAGTCTTTAGCTaaaatgttaatatttttttatatcttcaATGCTTCAATCTTTAAATCTTattatttgttatattaaaattcaatctttaaattcgttaaaataaacaaatatagaAGAAAAGCAATTTTAAACACTTGAAAAATTTTACTCTTGTCTATTTATATATAGCATAACGGCATAatctcttttttaaattttatactcttgTCGAATGTTGAAttgttcatttttcttattattattttcttccgTTTGCTTTTTCTATTTGCTAAAATACTgcagaaaatatttaaaatagaaagCAAGATACCTGTTGGTAGCTACAGCTTTCTTTTTATTTCATGTCAATAAAAATTGTAAGATTGAAATAAAATAACCTAACAATAATACGTGTGGTTggactaatttttagtatatctTCAATCCATGGTaaatcatataatataatatattaaatgaaaaaaaattatactatgtATATACAAAAAGTAATCATCAATTAACCATCGTATTTTTTAATgcgtatttaatatttaatatctttttagaaaaatactaaaaaattatcaaaatttattattttttattattaattagttattaatatttaaaagtgtgggttaaaatattttgttaaattattaaattaaaaaaaattggttgatAATTAAAAGTAATGGCAAAAAATAATAGATTCTTATGACTCTTTATAacatttatcattttttattatatttctatagACATTCTATATATGGAGTGTTTCAgttaaaattcataaatatatgTTTTACAATCAATTTTTTgtcgtattttttaattttgctttaaatattaatatatttttcgttttagaattttgtttttttttttattaattcacccatatttttattcttttaattacatAATGCTTGTTtccaatcaaatttgaatttttcaTTTGGTCTTGCATTGATTGCATATCGCCGTAGTCTTTTACAATGTATCACATTTTATGAAGTTTCTTCTTGCATATTGGGTGGTATTCATGCATTGACCCAAGTGATAATTTTATGATGTGAGATTTCAACGTATGTAGGGATAGTAAGCTATATTTTATCAAATGATGGTTGAATTTACTTAGATACTATGACTCGTAGAATAAAATGTTGGTAAAACTAACTTTTCAAAGGAGTTTGTTTTATGATTCAACAATCGCAAATCGAGCTTTATAAGCCAAATTTATTTTCCAGTATGTTCAAACTTTCTATATCTGGCTGATGAtcattttcgaaataaaataTACAATGAGATTTGGTTCTTTTAATTTAGTACAACTTTAAAAAATTTACGAATTATTCATCCACCACGTTAACTTTTTTTCAACAAAAAGGTCATTCTAAAATTTAGTGTAATATTAATgacaattttgatttttaaaaaaaattaaaaattaaaataatactttattcaaTATATTcttgagtaatttttttttatatagttatTGTTACAATTATTAACCACCAagaatactaaatattttttataacaattaaGTGACagtgaaaaatatatttaaacaaaaacaagtatttattataaaaaatactctatcaaaataattatttttagtggccATTAAAATTGGtcattttttttgtagtgatataTATATAGCCACAAATTTTATTACGATAACAATACCATAGTATCATAACAATAATATTACAATTGTAAATTATTGTTAATGAAAATAGTCATTAATGTAAGATTACTTGAGACGAAAAGTTTTTTTTGAAGTGCATAGAATTTAACACTGCGAGGTGGAGCATTTGAAGTTAAATAAACTAGATATACAACACGTCAAAGATTTCAAAAAAATCTAATAACCTCAAGTCATTTTCAGTATTACCATCAATAGTGTTGAATTCAAATTCTAGAATTAACAGCggagaaaaaaaaatctaaccaaatagttaattttttttatatactagtTAATGGATATTAACGTGTAATTCTATAATTATTGTTAAGTTTTTCTCCACCCCAtgacttggttttgagtttcattgaatttaaaaaaaaaaagagagaagagactCAGAAGGAAGTAGTGGATGGAGTCTATAAAGAAGACTAGCTGATTCAAGGTTCAAAGTCAAAATCAACttaaattatagtaaaaaaatttgaGGTGTATAATAACTTAAGAGAGAAGTGAACACGACGgtctaaaattattataatattgtttatgattaatattttttattaattattttagttaatattttagattaacactttattttcttattgttaacatttaaaatttaaataaatatatttttgttaataaaatatatgttaaaaaataataatttttgtttgtgatgtaatattttttcaaattattattagAGAATGGCCAACAATTGATTTCCAATACTAACCCAAATACCTAGTACCCAATAATTTTCACTCACAGGCCACTCTCTTCCTTTTTAAGCTGGTCATTTATAACAAAACACTTCTTCATCAAGGATTTAAATCATCCTTCAATTACTCAATGCAAGACAAAAATGTTTGGAAAAATTGTTTTACATAGAACATATGGTAATTTTTCaaaagtataaattataaaaCACGTTTAGACGTACCATTATTGTCGGATTTGAAGTCATCGCTCGCGCTTGTTGACTTGACTTGCATAGCTTAAACACATTCAGAGACTTGCTAATTATTGCTATATAATCCCCAAGAATCCAGGTTCTTTCAAGGAATTTGTTACAGTAGTCTTGTTCCTACAATAATGGTgttaatattttatgtatatttaatataattgtaataagaaatattagataattaatatttttttatatttatcttatatttaaatcaatattagCTAACTTCTTTTTCACTAAAAATGTTATAAGTTTTAAATAAGACTTAAAAATGTTTTAAGAGAGGCATGAAATTTGACATTTTCAGCCACATATACATGCCCTACAAAGAATTTTACAATAGATGTATGGGGCACTCTACTATATAGATTGAGTGatatagagagagaaaataattttttttatagttattttttattattttattgttattcaaAGTGTGGGTTCTACCTTTTTCAATCTCTCTTTCATCCCATAAAAAGAAAGATCTGTAAACTTATATCtttaccatataattcacctagatgtatatatagaattcttttttaaaaaataagtataaaatatAATGACAGGCTCATGGATTTTTTTAGAGGATAAAAGAAGTAAACTTACAAAGAAATAATTTGACTTATAAGATCATGAAAAATTGCATTACTAGGTATATAAAACAAAGTAATAAATTAAACTGTTACGTAATATAATATTCTcctcatataaaaaatatacatttaacatatTTATATTTCATAAGAAAATTAgttaaaatgaaaatatttttataaaaataaaatattagacacAAATTCTAGGTTAGTCTTCTCTGCACAAATGACAAATCAATGAATGCATATAAATATTAGATATAAATTACGGGATAAGACTTCCGTACAagacaatatataatattttcatAGTGAGTGAGATTTAGATAAGTTTTTAGTATaccttttatttaaaataaaactatcaaaagttattttaatatttcaaaataaaagtttaagCAAGGAGTTAATCTTTTAGAtaacattattaatttttttaaattattcttttattacaaattctaaattttaaatccaaaacattaaaatttaaattataaagttcttaagaaaataaaaaataactttataataaaaaattaattaatatgtgttttttagaaagtataagaacaaatttttaattagtcaatattaatggatttttttattttaaaattttttattttttagaggtTTTAAAATTTAGAGTCTCGGGTTAAAgatttatgatttagaatttagaatataaaattaaaaaaataattttgtcaaaaaattggctcttaagatttttttttttcaattattatacATCAGGGTGCATTTTCCTTAGCAACTTGGTCTGATAAGTTGAACACTTCAACACCCTTTGTTGCTATCTATAAAAGAATGAACTCACGAGCCATTTTCTATTCACAATTCACACTTGAAATTCCTAATACTTTTGTTTATGTTGAGAGAGTTGAAGCTTGATCTTGTGAGGCATAGAGGATCATATTGGTGTTAATATAGTTGTGGGGGGAATGGGAGTGAAGGGCATGTTATTTGTTATTGTTGCCTTGGTCCTTgtagaagtagaagtagaagtagTAGCTATAGATGATATTGACAGTACTCAAATAGCTCTTCATGGGTGCCAAAGGAATTGTGGAGATGTTCAAATTCCGTATCCATTTGGCATAGGAAAAACCGAAAACGGTACTACCTGTTTCTTAGACAAACCATTTAATCTTACTTGCAACAGTAGTAGTTCCAGTTTAACATCGGGCAATGTCCAAGTTATAAACATCAACATCTCCCAAGGTCAAGCAGATATGTTGATTTTTGTCTCCAAATATTGTTATAATAGTAGCTATGGTAACAACGCTGTAAGTAGCCAACCCAGCGGGCTCATAAGTAGTTCTTCTTTCACCATTTCGAGCAAAGACAACAAGTTCATAAGTGTTGGCTGCGATACTTACGGCTATCTTAATAGCTTCTACAACAACAATGCAGGTTATTCAACAGGGTGCTTAACAAGATGTTATGGCAACACTAAGGAAATCAAGGATGGAGATTGTTCCGGTATTGGGTGCTGTGAGGTGGATATTCCTCCCAAGATGAGATCGGTCTCAACTCAAGCAGGTACCTTTTTCAATTTCCAGGATTCTCTGGTCTTCAACAACTGTAGCTATTCCTTTGTTGTCAAGAATGGCAACTACACGTTTAAGAAGGCCCACTTGGAGAATCTACCATATGAGATGCTCCCTGTGGTGTTCAATTGGAGTGTTGGAAACGAAACATGTAAAAAATCACTCAACAGAGGTACCAACATTTGCAAGGGAAATAGTATTTGTATGGATGCAGAAAGTGGATATGGTTACCGGTGTCAATGCCAGAAAGGTTTTGAAGGAAATCCATACCTTCATAATTGCACAGGTAATTAACTAATTCTATTAAGCATTCATCTGTATATTTATGTATAGTTAGTTATCTTTTGTATGACATCTTCAATTTGTTTTCTCTTGCAGATATTGATGAATGTGAGACGGGACAACATTCATGTGCAAGTAAACATAATTGTCGCAATGAAATTGGATTCCACGGATGCTTTTGTCCTAACGGACAATCAGGAAATGGATCAACAATAGAAGGGTGCCACAAGAAAAATTTGCTTCCACAAATTGTGATTGGTAAGCAATTTAACCACATTTAGATTTATTGTGCCTACTAGAGATATTAATATAACACAAACAgcagaatatatttttttagtcattagttttttagtttaataattcaaCAATACACTTTTAATTCACACTTTTAAACATTGCTAattgaccaaaaataataaatttcatgGGTCCTCTAACATTTTTCTCTTGTATATACATCCAATTTTAGTTACTAATTAGTAAGATTGCAGGgtcaattaatattttaatatagtgGATCAATACTCTTTTATTGTACATGTAAAATCattataagataaaataagatagttaaaatttctatttttaaaagaaaaaatactgAACAATATTATCCAACATGCAGGTGCAAGTGCAGGATTCATAGCTATTTTTGTGGGAACTTCTTTGCTATACTTAACACACCAAAAGAGAAAATTCATCAAACTTAAAGAGAAGTTTTTTAAGCAAAATGGTGGTCTTCTTTTGCTACAACAACTCTCTTCAAGAGAAGAATCCTCCCATACTATTCAAATTTTCACCGCCAAAGAATTGAAGAAGGCCACCAACAACTATGATGAGAACTTAATCATTGGCAGGGGAGGTTTCGGCACAGTTTTCAAAGGAGTTCTAGAGAATAACACAATTGTTGCTATCAAGAAGTCCAGAATAGTTGATGCTGACCAAGTTGATCAATTCATCCACGAGGTTATCGTTCTGTCCCAAGTTAACCACAGAAATGTGGTGAAGCTTTTGGGTTGTTGTTTAGAAACAGAAGTCCCTCTTCTTGTCTATGAGTTTGTAAGGAATGGCACACTTTTCGATTTCATCCAtaatgaaaacaagagaaatCATTTCAATTGGGAAAATCGTCTCAGAATTGCAACAGAGACAGTCGGAGCTTTATCATATCTTCATTCATCTGCTTCCATTCCAATTGTCCACAGAGATGTTAAGAGTACTAACATTCTCTTAGACGAAGATTACACTGCCAAAGTCTCTGACTTTGGAGCTTCAAAATTTGTTCCATTGAATCAAAATACATTAGCTACAGTGGTGCAAGGAACTTTTGGTTACTTGGATCCAGAATACATGCAAACTTGCCAACTAACTGAAAAAAGTGATGTGTATAGCTTTGGTGTTGTGCTCGCTGAGCTTCTTACGGGAAAGAAACCTCTTATGTTTGAGAAGTCGGAAGAGAAAACAAATCTTGCTATGTACTTGACATCTTGCCTGGAAGAGGATCGCTTGTTTGAAGCTCTTCAAGTTGGAATCTTGaacgaagaaaataaacaagagatTGTGGAAGTTGCTATTGTTGCAGCAAAGTGTTTGAGACTTAAAGGCGAAGAAAGGCCAAGCATGAAGGAAGTGGCAATGGAATTAGAGGGAATAAGGTTAATGTCAAAGTCCCACTGGGTTAATAATGCAGACAAGAATTTTGAAGAGATCCAGCACTTGCTTCCAGTGTCATCATCGTCAGAAAAATATGAGCATGGTGATAGCAGCAGTGGCAGTCATCAAAATACCAAATATGATAGTATCATCAGGGATCAAGAAGTGCTAATTGCCTTGCCAAGTGGAAGGTGATAATGCTAGCTTACCAGTTATCACACACATACTAAATAATATTGTGGTAGGTGAAGATGACACTGAAAATTTTTTACGGTGTTTGTTTTATCTGTGATTGTGTTGACTTTTTTTCTCATAGAATTGTGTTTTTGTCTTTTAGACTGTTATAATGGGCtctcttttttaaataaaataaaaataggtaAAATTTAGGGTGATTATCATTATGATAATTAcagaaattatataattttaataacacTTAAAAAGTATTACTAAAATTTagattatctttttatttttattttttaaattaaaaaatattactgtacttttaataatttttttaacattattaaaattatataatcttCTTAACTATCATCATAATAATAACCACAAAAACATATACCATATCTTCCTGAAAGCAACTTCAGACCAAAACGAGTGGGCTTGTTGTCGAATGTGACTATCATGGCCATCTCCAGATCAATTATTACAACTCGGGAGTTGTTGACTTGACTTGCCTAGgctttaaagaattttttttttgttcagtgAATTGAACAACCTCAATTTTAGATACCTCAATAGATAGGATAACTTATCCACACACTCTTCACacatttatcatatttttttctcaaatgtATCCTCTAGAGTTTGAACTCTAAATCTCTAGATTTTAATGATAGAGAAGGGAAAAACGTCATCTGAACTAAGGTTCTTCGGCgactttaaagtttaaactatAGTCGCGCCATATGGGTAATCATGGACTGGGACCGGGTCGGATTTGGCCTCGGTCCTAAAAAATAACCGGATAAATTTTGATCCAATTCGAAGTAATATGAACAAATTGAATTAAACTAAGTAgatctaatataaaattaatatatataaatttataaattttatatattaaaataataaaattttattttttaaaattaaatttaataaatattatgttatatttatataaaaataaattattttaaaataaaaatagtattgtatgacataaaaaataataattaaaatataaaaatataatataatattattaattttattttaaaatatatatttttattataaaaaataattttgagaaaagtcgataatataaaatataattcaaactcaatttaaaaataacacagaatagaaattgaaaattcaaatcCGATAAAATATGCTTTGGGTCTTGAATACCCTGCTTTGTTATCAACAAAATATAGATACGTAACTATTCTTGTTCTCTCTGGAGAAaccagaaattttataaaaaaaggtaaacaaattaaatacaaataaaaaatatgcaaaaatgacTTCGAAGCAGCTAGAATCtaaaatataattcattttttttaacccAAAACCCTATATGAACTCCGACCCGAAACCCTAACTAGTTCCTTTTTCACTTCAACGCCACTGTTGCAGGAAGATGCTCCCATTGTTGTTATTATCTTCCCTTGTTGCAACGAACAGATTACAAGCTCCTTCTTCCATTTGATTACTGATTTTGGATTAAGTATAAGTGCAATTAAAACAAATTCGAATTCAGAAATAGGAGGAAAAACACACAATACCGCAGCCATATTTAGGCCCGAATCGAATTCAGGCTGGTCTGTACTTTGAATACTTCTAACTATATTAATAGTTCCATCTCTA
This window contains:
- the LOC112697463 gene encoding wall-associated receptor kinase 5 — protein: MGVKGMLFVIVALVLVEVEVEVVAIDDIDSTQIALHGCQRNCGDVQIPYPFGIGKTENGTTCFLDKPFNLTCNSSSSSLTSGNVQVININISQGQADMLIFVSKYCYNSSYGNNAVSSQPSGLISSSSFTISSKDNKFISVGCDTYGYLNSFYNNNAGYSTGCLTRCYGNTKEIKDGDCSGIGCCEVDIPPKMRSVSTQAGTFFNFQDSLVFNNCSYSFVVKNGNYTFKKAHLENLPYEMLPVVFNWSVGNETCKKSLNRGTNICKGNSICMDAESGYGYRCQCQKGFEGNPYLHNCTDIDECETGQHSCASKHNCRNEIGFHGCFCPNGQSGNGSTIEGCHKKNLLPQIVIGASAGFIAIFVGTSLLYLTHQKRKFIKLKEKFFKQNGGLLLLQQLSSREESSHTIQIFTAKELKKATNNYDENLIIGRGGFGTVFKGVLENNTIVAIKKSRIVDADQVDQFIHEVIVLSQVNHRNVVKLLGCCLETEVPLLVYEFVRNGTLFDFIHNENKRNHFNWENRLRIATETVGALSYLHSSASIPIVHRDVKSTNILLDEDYTAKVSDFGASKFVPLNQNTLATVVQGTFGYLDPEYMQTCQLTEKSDVYSFGVVLAELLTGKKPLMFEKSEEKTNLAMYLTSCLEEDRLFEALQVGILNEENKQEIVEVAIVAAKCLRLKGEERPSMKEVAMELEGIRLMSKSHWVNNADKNFEEIQHLLPVSSSSEKYEHGDSSSGSHQNTKYDSIIRDQEVLIALPSGR